GTAAGCCTTTTTCGGGCGGTAAAATCCACAGTTGCAAGAGCCGTAAAGGCGTGATTGCATGGCGGTTATACTCGGAATGCTCAACCCCATTGCCCGCACTCATGTACTGCATGTCGCCTCGGGATAGGGTTTCTGCGTTACCTAGCGAATCTTTATGGGTGAGTTCGCCCTCGATGACATAGGTGATGATTTCCATGTCGCGGTGCGGGTGGGTGTCAAACCCGCTTTGGGGAGCAATGATGTCATCATTGAGCACGCGCAACACGCCAAAACGAACATTGTTGGGGTTGTGGTATTGGGCAAAAGAGAAGTGAAAACGGCTTGTTAGCCACCCTTGTTGAGAGGTAAAAAGAGACGATGAAGAGCGCACTGTAATCATGAGGGTTCCTTTTTTTAAGAAAGGTATATGTAACAACGCAGTTACATGAGGTTTTCAAAACAGAGTATAATGCCAAAAAATTAACAACAAGGAAACGCCGTGGGCCAATACCTGAGTCTTCAAAAAGCTCCCGAATATATTAAGTTTAGTATCACATTTCTTTTATTTGTGTTGGTTAAAGATTTTTCAGCGGTAGATTCTTTCTCAACTTTGGCGGTAGCGCTGCTTGAATTTATCATCATTCTTGAGTTGGTTCATATGCTCATTGGCTTTTTGTTTAATGAGGGAAATCGTATTAAATT
The window above is part of the Sulfurospirillum tamanense genome. Proteins encoded here:
- a CDS encoding pirin family protein, with product MITVRSSSSLFTSQQGWLTSRFHFSFAQYHNPNNVRFGVLRVLNDDIIAPQSGFDTHPHRDMEIITYVIEGELTHKDSLGNAETLSRGDMQYMSAGNGVEHSEYNRHAITPLRLLQLWILPPEKGLPTLYGSRRFSKEMRHNTLLPLVSKEGGVKLHQDASIWVSELDANSALSVPITPNRQLYFVQIEGSALLNGTPIEAGDGAEITNEEALHVKATTPAHFLFVEMAQEA
- a CDS encoding phosphate-starvation-inducible PsiE family protein — protein: MGQYLSLQKAPEYIKFSITFLLFVLVKDFSAVDSFSTLAVALLEFIIILELVHMLIGFLFNEGNRIKLRLMIDSTIVFFIRDIMLIVNDKFDMAKIVSVLGIIAALFVFRIVATKYSPSVIEEEISGRIKKIG